Genomic segment of Arachis hypogaea cultivar Tifrunner chromosome 11, arahy.Tifrunner.gnm2.J5K5, whole genome shotgun sequence:
attactttgttctgtTTAACTAATTATCTGTATTTCCAGCAATTAGAACATATGCTCGAGGTGGACACAAAGGTTATGATCTCTTTAGCAGCAGAAAACCAGGGAGTGCAGATTTCAGGAAAGCCTGGGCGAAGGAGATGGATGAAGATAACACTCTATGGACAGGAAGCGAAGATGAAACTGATGAAGAAAAGGACTCAAAGAGTCATCTTGATAAAGAGATTAGGAAGGCAAGACAGCAAGCTAAAGAACATGCAGATCTGATCGATGCCGATGACAGTGATGAGTTAAGAAGTGTTTGGTCTGACACCGATGAAGAGAAGACGCTGTGGACTGGTGATGAAATGGACAGTGATGATGACATTCCTACAGAAGCTTATCCAAATGAAAAAAGTGATAAGTACATAGATAAATTGTTTGAGTTTGATGAAATGCCGAAATATAGAACCATCTCAGAGATGTTGAAAGCCGAACAAGAACCGGAGGAGTTGTCACCAGGAAAGCAAGCTCGGAAGATTGCTGTTGAGAATGCTCTCAAGAAACTAAAGAAAGGTCCAGATGGGAGGTACACCAATGTATGGGAAGCAATGAGTGACTTGGACATTCTTATTGGAGCATTTGAGAATGTTGTTTCAGGTCCAGAGTATGCAGAGCTTCGACAAGGAGGGCGTAAACAATTGAATATGCAGTTTTTCAAGGACATACAAGCACGTATGAGAGATCCAAATTACAAATTCTCACCTGAGTTGAAATTGAGACCAAAGAGTAAACTGGTCCcgagaaaaaaatggcaaaaagcaCAGGCTAGAAGGAGAAAAGCACAAAAGAGGTAAAAGCCAATGGGCTTACATTCTAGTTTACCTTTGTACTACTTATGCTACTTTTTTAAGGTAGTGTTTGTTTCCAGAGAGTGGGATTGGGACTTAGTATTGTTTTTGGTGACCCAAGACtagaactaaaattttagtcCTAGAACACAAAATTCTCTTTAGTACCTCCAAAAAATGGGAACGCAGGGGGTTGAAATTTTTGGAAATGGAGatagaaactttaataacatttccTCTCAAAAATACTCTTATTTAACTTTTCAAATTCCAAATCTACTTTTTAATCTCCATTTATGTTAAACTAAATATAATATGGAGACAAAACTCAGTTCAGTACATTTTACATCAAACACAGTGCAAAGACTTAATTTAGTCTCTGTTTTTGAGTCTCAGTTTCCCTTCCAAACGTAGCCTAATAGATTAGAATACAAGAACAACAAAGGCTTATCCTATTAGGGTTGTTTCTGAGTTGGGGTTTTACaggaaaaagggaaggaaagaaAAGGCTTATAGtgttaaactttaaattttttacattacAATCCCCTTCTTTTCCTACTCTTCCCATCCCTCCAAAATGCCAGCTCGCAAACATAACTTAGGCAGGGTCGGCTACATAATTAAATGCATAGTTTAGTCAATTTATAGTTAAACCTTTTTTATATTGGATGAGAATGATGTATTCCAATGTATTAGATATTTCACTATTTAATCCATGCGTGAATATTcttagtgtatatatatacagtGATGCAGAATTCTAGTAGTCATATTTAGTATGTATTATGTGTTTATTTGATTAGTCTTGAAGTCATGTCTCTCTTAGTTTTTAGCTCTTTGGAGTATATAATTTTATGGTTTCCAATGCTATGAAATTGAAATTCTAACCTATAGTACCGATGCTAGGAAAAGTATGCAGTCAAAACTGAAACAAATGTTAGTAGTGTGCCTAGTCTAGACTATAGCAAATGTCTAGGATAATAATTGATGTATTCTACTATACTAAGGATTTTTATTAATAGcagcttataaataaattattttgtgtttgaatatttagttatagaagtacttattttaaagttgtagcgtttggataaataactaaaaaaatacaatttttttatacaagaaaatagatattaaaatagcgatgataacaaatacttttcaatattgaatgttgattttaccTAACCTAGTCACTAAGATTACAATCGATTAggcaattgattttttatttgttcTCTTATTAGTTCCATTTTTCTAGCGCTTTCAGCATTCGGTACTAGAAACTGGTTTTTCTACTTCACCTCACCCATAACGGTGTTCTTATATGTGGTGAATAGTAACAAAATTCTAATTCACAATAATCTTGATGGCAATGTCAAAGAAATTATTGTGTAGTTAGTATTTGTTGTTTTATTCTGTATAATATGGTaggtgaaaatgaaaacaaatgtAAAATatgtgtcaatgtatattttgttgctgtttttttttttcgctcCTGTTAGAACTCCCTCCTCCTTTATTGGGATCAAGAACTTGctataactaactataaaaataatagcaagctatataaaaataaaatcacatgtgaaaaaataaaattaaaattgagattttATACCACACACaatattaaatacaaatttaataataaaaatagtggtaaaatgataaaaaaaaataccggAGGGTCAATATTTTCAGCAAATGAATCATTACGTGAAAATGGTGGTGGAAGGCCAGTATTTCGAGTAGAAACAGAGAACATTTTTTACGGAAGTGATATAATGACTCATCGAGAAGAAGTAATATATTTCTACTTCTTAAAAAAGCTGTGAATTAATTTTTCGGaataattcaaaagtaaaaaaaataaaaaatagcttcTGTTATCTCCTAAACGTGCTCTAAATATATTAGGTGCATTTGGTAATTGTTGAACACAAATCATTTGGAGTGaaataaaatttcaataaaaacaAATCAATTAGTAAGTCAGTATTTACTTAGATTTTGCTCTAAAAATTGTATGGTCATGCATGTAAGCAAGAAACTGGGTTGGTTTGTATACATGCTTAGTAGTACAAGCAATTAGTCCAcacaattcaatctctctcaCTTCCAAATTAGAATTCAGAACCTATACATACTTGATGTTATTCTTTCTTCAAAACATTCTACTTAATGATCTTGTCCTTGAAGGTGGTTTGCAAATATGAGGATGACAATTAGGGTTGTTCTCATAATTTTTACCAAATTCCATTCCCCCATACCCATATTGCTGTACAACAAGCACAGAAGAGTAGGAACCAAAGCTATTTGATGCCACTAAGTCCCCAATAACACCTAGTTCAGGGAAATCAGTCCAATCCAACATTTCGGACAACACCCTTGAGTGCCTACCTTTCCCTTGTCCCAAAACATATAAATCATAACGCTTTTGATCAAATTCATTAACCACTCTAGGGATATCATCATCACTTTCCACATATCTCTCTTCATACTTTATTGTATCCTTATTGTTCACTCCCATAATCCTAAAATTATTCACACAGCTATCATCCAACTCTCGTTCCTTATTCTTATCTAGCACTGCTGATAGTAGTTCCTCATGGCCAGATTCCTTTTTTTGATCCTCCATTGCAGCTTTGCCACACAAAATAATCCTCACCATACTGAGTTGTATCCTATGGTGTCCTGCCATCCTCCACGCAATAGCCAAGGCTTCGCGATCATCAGGACCCCCAATGAATAACATGATGATGTGCAAATTGGCATTCAACAATGAATTAAGGCCGCGATCAACGAAGAGCCCCACGGAGCATGGCGCATCTTTCATCACATTCTGGTTTATCTCGCCAAACACCTCTTTAGTTACCTCTAAGTTGCCTTCGGAGCTCCAGTGCttgtgaaaaggaaggagaacCAATGATGCTTGTTTCTCCATTGCTAGATTGTATATGTCACGGTTAATTGTCGCGAAAGGTGACATGATCATGCTGGTTTCAGCATGGTTGCCGCTATGCACTTGTGCAAAGAAATGGATATGACTTGCTATCGTTTCCATGTCCTCAAATGATTGTGATTGTGATTGTGATTGTGAGAATCCGAGCGAGCTTTGATGCTCGAGCTGAGCAGAGACAAGGCTAGTGACACGACCTTTGAGCTCAACGAGTTGAACTGCTGTCACTCGCAAAGAGGAGACACTGATACCACTTAAGGCTTCTAGGATATTCACCATTCCGCTGGCATGGCGAGGATTGTGCACACAAACCAAGATTCGAACTTCTGTTTGAAACCCTAGGTTTTGTATGGTCCTTAGCATGTTCATCCTATAGGCCGTTTTTGGCCTGTAAATGACGTTGATTATTGGAGACACCATGAAAGTCATTATCAGAATAGTAAGCGTCATGATTGAGAATGCGTACGCACTTATAAGCTGAAATGGGGAAAAAAGAATAAATGCATCAGTGTATTGATCAATAGAAAGTGAAAgtcttataaaaatataaaaaatgataaaaataagtgTCATTTCTAAAGTATAC
This window contains:
- the LOC112720161 gene encoding uncharacterized protein isoform X1 gives rise to the protein MGWRSRSYTGLFLSVVRVAKSHSVPVSQKSKVFYYSAPGVLKGCFSNGYVMNFQAIRTYARGGHKGYDLFSSRKPGSADFRKAWAKEMDEDNTLWTGSEDETDEEKDSKSHLDKEIRKARQQAKEHADLIDADDSDELRSVWSDTDEEKTLWTGDEMDSDDDIPTEAYPNEKSDKYIDKLFEFDEMPKYRTISEMLKAEQEPEELSPGKQARKIAVENALKKLKKGPDGRYTNVWEAMSDLDILIGAFENVVSGPEYAELRQGGRKQLNMQFFKDIQARMRDPNYKFSPELKLRPKSKLVPRKKWQKAQARRRKAQKR
- the LOC112720161 gene encoding uncharacterized protein isoform X2, which codes for MDEDNTLWTGSEDETDEEKDSKSHLDKEIRKARQQAKEHADLIDADDSDELRSVWSDTDEEKTLWTGDEMDSDDDIPTEAYPNEKSDKYIDKLFEFDEMPKYRTISEMLKAEQEPEELSPGKQARKIAVENALKKLKKGPDGRYTNVWEAMSDLDILIGAFENVVSGPEYAELRQGGRKQLNMQFFKDIQARMRDPNYKFSPELKLRPKSKLVPRKKWQKAQARRRKAQKR
- the LOC112720936 gene encoding cation/H(+) antiporter 15-like, which codes for MAGLEMNLDFVLRAPKKPTIIAICSTLIPMILGTGIYSLVIIVDKKFLKNYVETYEYNRPQCYFIWSMVLSITGFPVLANILVDLKLLYTRLGKLALTVATHNDFYNWIMFALVFPFLVNGYRAIFSMLCVIAFILLSHFVLRPLLEKIVAKKPNKHDWTNYQLSFVIMGLFACTGLTDILGVNPLVGALIYGLAIPRGSFTEMLMERSDDFGSRYLAPLFFFSGGLRCNIVKVLQTVDLGFIVIVILSIFTKIVTTFAVTRYYGMPFRESLAFGLLMNTKGVLSLIVLNIAWDNKLISAYAFSIMTLTILIMTFMVSPIINVIYRPKTAYRMNMLRTIQNLGFQTEVRILVCVHNPRHASGMVNILEALSGISVSSLRVTAVQLVELKGRVTSLVSAQLEHQSSLGFSQSQSQSQSFEDMETIASHIHFFAQVHSGNHAETSMIMSPFATINRDIYNLAMEKQASLVLLPFHKHWSSEGNLEVTKEVFGEINQNVMKDAPCSVGLFVDRGLNSLLNANLHIIMLFIGGPDDREALAIAWRMAGHHRIQLSMVRIILCGKAAMEDQKKESGHEELLSAVLDKNKERELDDSCVNNFRIMGVNNKDTIKYEERYVESDDDIPRVVNEFDQKRYDLYVLGQGKGRHSRVLSEMLDWTDFPELGVIGDLVASNSFGSYSSVLVVQQYGYGGMEFGKNYENNPNCHPHICKPPSRTRSLSRMF